In Caldalkalibacillus thermarum, one DNA window encodes the following:
- the thiI gene encoding tRNA uracil 4-sulfurtransferase ThiI translates to MSQELNHELNYDHVLIRYGELALKGKNRKLFENQLQENIRSQLKDLNVKLRKTHGRLYLDLQGESFETVHERLKHIFGISSYSPALKTSLELKAIQETALKAIRSHSPFPKTFKVSTKRANKHFPHTSQEMNHKVGAHVLIHTDNLKVDVHKPEVELMVEIREDAAYIMSQKFKGAGGLPVGTSGKVMLMLSGGIDSPVAGYLCLKRGLRFEGVHFHSFPFTSERAKQKVIDLSKQLSHYAGPVTLHIVPFTEIQTEIKKHVPDEYSITIMRRMMMRITEALAKKHKALGIATGESVGQVASQTLESMHTINEVTNYPVLRPLVTMDKVEIIDIAQRIGTYDISILPYEDCCTVFQPKNPKTKPDRLAASRLEERLDVEELVKQAVENTETLRVTYEEQEKETIDHLF, encoded by the coding sequence ATGAGTCAGGAACTGAATCATGAACTGAATTATGACCATGTGTTGATCCGTTATGGCGAACTCGCCCTGAAGGGCAAGAATCGCAAGCTGTTTGAAAATCAGTTGCAAGAGAATATTAGAAGTCAACTGAAAGACCTGAATGTCAAGCTGAGAAAAACACATGGCCGCCTCTATCTGGACTTGCAGGGTGAATCATTTGAAACGGTTCATGAGCGGCTTAAACATATTTTTGGCATTTCTTCCTACAGTCCTGCTTTAAAAACATCGTTGGAGTTAAAAGCAATCCAGGAGACTGCGCTGAAGGCGATTCGCTCCCACTCTCCCTTTCCGAAGACGTTTAAAGTGAGCACCAAGCGGGCTAACAAGCACTTCCCTCATACTTCACAGGAAATGAATCACAAAGTTGGGGCCCATGTGCTGATCCATACAGACAACCTGAAAGTGGATGTGCACAAACCGGAAGTGGAGCTGATGGTGGAAATCAGGGAAGATGCGGCCTATATCATGTCCCAAAAATTTAAAGGAGCAGGCGGACTGCCGGTTGGCACCAGCGGTAAAGTGATGCTGATGCTGTCCGGTGGGATTGACAGCCCGGTAGCCGGGTATTTATGCCTGAAGCGTGGCTTGCGTTTTGAAGGCGTCCATTTTCACAGCTTCCCCTTTACCAGTGAACGGGCTAAACAAAAGGTAATTGACTTAAGCAAACAGCTGTCCCACTATGCTGGCCCGGTAACATTGCATATCGTTCCTTTTACGGAGATACAGACCGAAATTAAAAAGCATGTCCCCGACGAATACAGCATTACCATTATGCGGCGCATGATGATGCGCATCACTGAAGCTTTGGCTAAAAAGCATAAAGCGTTGGGCATTGCCACTGGGGAAAGCGTGGGACAAGTGGCCAGCCAAACGCTGGAAAGTATGCATACCATTAACGAAGTGACGAACTATCCCGTTCTCCGTCCCCTTGTCACCATGGATAAAGTGGAAATTATTGATATTGCCCAGAGAATAGGGACCTATGACATTTCCATCCTGCCCTATGAAGACTGCTGTACCGTGTTTCAACCCAAAAACCCAAAGACCAAACCGGACCGGCTGGCGGCGAGCCGGCTAGAGGAACGCCTGGATGTTGAAGAGTTGGTTAAGCAGGCAGTTGAAAACACGGAAACTCTGCGTGTCACCTATGAAGAACAGGAAAAAGAGACCATTGATCATCTGTTTTAA
- a CDS encoding permease yields the protein MVQAWTGKQGKTGQSKAWLPDILALALLGFFLLVFFNIDRFKGDDPLIALPHAWLSVNTIFLSIVLEAIPFILLGVFVSGLIQVYVSDETIQRYLPQNAYAALFPAAVLGAVFPICECAIIPVVRRLILKGMPLHVGVVFLVGAPILNPVVFASTFFAFRTNLTVLYSRMILAFVLAILVGLILYLLFKNSDQVKRQPAQPQHSSAKQSHHAGHEHGHHQHKERPWTKLKHTLYHAADEFFDMGKYLIAGAFVAGVVQTFLDRQLLLAIGSHEWSSTLVMMVFAYLLSLCSEADAFVAASFGSMFTTGSLVAFLVYGPMLDLKNTVMLFAYFKPKFALAFIATVTIAVFLAVMLLQLVIL from the coding sequence ATGGTGCAGGCCTGGACCGGTAAACAGGGCAAGACAGGGCAAAGCAAAGCCTGGCTGCCAGACATCCTAGCATTGGCTTTGTTAGGGTTCTTTTTATTGGTCTTTTTTAATATAGATCGTTTTAAAGGGGACGATCCACTTATTGCTTTGCCTCATGCTTGGCTAAGTGTCAATACGATTTTTCTCAGCATTGTGCTTGAGGCGATTCCTTTTATTTTGCTGGGGGTGTTTGTCTCTGGACTGATCCAAGTCTATGTCAGCGATGAAACCATTCAGCGCTATTTGCCTCAAAATGCTTATGCTGCCCTGTTTCCGGCAGCGGTACTGGGAGCGGTTTTTCCTATTTGTGAATGTGCGATTATTCCGGTGGTGCGCCGCTTGATTCTAAAAGGAATGCCCCTGCATGTCGGGGTTGTCTTTCTTGTGGGGGCCCCCATCTTGAATCCTGTTGTGTTTGCCTCCACCTTCTTCGCTTTCCGCACTAATCTGACCGTGTTGTACAGCCGTATGATTTTGGCTTTTGTATTGGCCATACTGGTCGGATTGATTCTCTATCTGCTGTTTAAAAATAGTGACCAAGTGAAACGGCAACCGGCACAGCCACAGCACAGCTCCGCCAAACAGAGCCATCATGCCGGTCATGAACATGGACACCACCAGCACAAAGAGAGGCCCTGGACCAAGCTGAAGCATACCCTGTATCATGCCGCTGATGAATTTTTTGATATGGGTAAATATTTGATTGCCGGTGCCTTTGTTGCCGGTGTTGTTCAAACGTTTCTAGACCGGCAGCTGTTATTAGCAATCGGTTCCCATGAATGGAGCTCTACGCTGGTGATGATGGTTTTTGCTTATCTATTGTCCCTGTGTTCAGAAGCAGACGCCTTTGTAGCAGCCTCCTTCGGCAGTATGTTCACCACAGGCTCCTTGGTGGCCTTCTTGGTCTATGGCCCGATGTTAGACTTAAAAAATACGGTGATGCTGTTTGCTTATTTTAAGCCCAAATTTGCTCTGGCATTTATAGCTACAGTTACCATCGCTGTCTTTTTAGCCGTGATGCTGTTGCAGTTGGTCATTTTGTAA
- a CDS encoding 5' nucleotidase, NT5C type — translation MAKQQHKLGIDIDGTVTDPATFVPFLNKAFNKNLTLDDITQYHLPPLLGVTDDEFWAWMQKHEGDIYAQAPPAEAAKAVLSELSGRHRLIYITARPPYLKDLTIQWFERHGLPYDHIELLGSHKKVKQAKQHGVELFFEDRLETANAMAEELDIPVILFNTPYNQGTAHRLIHRVRNWTEAKQKLTLLFGATD, via the coding sequence ATGGCTAAGCAACAACACAAGCTGGGAATCGACATTGACGGAACCGTGACAGATCCGGCCACTTTTGTGCCGTTTCTAAACAAGGCGTTTAACAAAAACTTAACCTTGGACGATATTACCCAGTATCATTTGCCGCCGCTTTTAGGGGTTACGGATGATGAGTTTTGGGCCTGGATGCAAAAACATGAGGGGGATATTTATGCCCAGGCACCTCCGGCTGAGGCGGCTAAAGCTGTATTGAGCGAATTGTCCGGCCGTCACCGCCTGATTTACATCACCGCCCGTCCTCCTTATTTAAAAGATCTTACCATCCAGTGGTTTGAGCGGCACGGGCTGCCTTATGACCATATTGAACTCTTAGGCTCCCATAAAAAAGTGAAGCAGGCTAAACAGCACGGTGTAGAACTGTTTTTCGAAGACCGTCTGGAAACGGCCAATGCCATGGCGGAAGAACTGGATATTCCGGTCATTCTGTTCAATACACCCTATAACCAAGGAACGGCCCACCGCTTGATTCATCGTGTCCGTAACTGGACAGAGGCAAAACAAAAGCTCACCCTGCTATTTGGGGCAACTGATTGA
- a CDS encoding alpha/beta-type small acid-soluble spore protein: MDQNQRSRNTNQLLVPGVAQALDQMKIEIAQEFGVQLGAETTSRANGSVGGEITKRLVRQAQQQLSGQFPQQ; this comes from the coding sequence ATGGATCAAAACCAAAGAAGCCGTAACACCAACCAATTGCTTGTACCTGGCGTAGCTCAAGCTTTGGATCAGATGAAAATTGAAATCGCCCAAGAATTTGGTGTTCAACTTGGTGCTGAAACCACTTCCCGTGCTAACGGTTCTGTCGGTGGTGAAATCACCAAGCGCTTAGTGCGTCAAGCTCAGCAGCAATTAAGCGGTCAATTTCCCCAACAATAA
- a CDS encoding YkoP family protein: MKSLILHVWAVWDWIYFLFNRMQYVSKQDNFFRIVRTTYKGPPIRTRDGHWIRAGDDIIKIHLYNFRIAKEIKSFPSEIAFIFYFKRSLEFSLYGLSRYVESLPDRHRIKGIMGTSMFNRGAERLGFTICEVDDTWYYRLKGLLYKLIYWLIHPQGWGYLKRHGKRLKSKHLVMSVEELHRLYPNKDGQLMFVTGLNPTGTKS; encoded by the coding sequence GTGAAAAGCCTGATTTTACATGTGTGGGCAGTATGGGATTGGATATATTTTCTTTTTAATCGCATGCAATACGTCTCCAAACAGGACAATTTCTTCCGTATTGTCCGCACGACTTATAAGGGACCGCCCATTCGGACCAGGGACGGGCACTGGATTCGTGCCGGTGATGACATCATCAAAATTCATTTATATAACTTCCGCATTGCCAAGGAAATCAAATCCTTTCCCTCCGAGATCGCTTTTATATTTTATTTTAAACGCTCACTGGAGTTCTCTTTATACGGATTGAGCCGGTACGTTGAAAGTTTGCCTGACCGCCACCGCATCAAAGGCATCATGGGCACCTCCATGTTTAACCGGGGAGCTGAGCGGTTGGGTTTTACCATCTGTGAGGTGGACGATACCTGGTATTACCGGCTGAAAGGATTGTTGTACAAGTTGATTTATTGGCTGATCCATCCCCAGGGCTGGGGTTATTTGAAACGACACGGTAAACGGCTGAAGTCCAAACATCTGGTCATGTCTGTAGAGGAGCTGCACCGTCTGTATCCCAACAAGGACGGACAGCTGATGTTCGTCACTGGTCTTAATCCCACTGGTACAAAATCATAA
- a CDS encoding class I SAM-dependent methyltransferase: protein MGEPWYVHSFTEDYLKIYAHRNDEAAEQEVAQIVNVLGMKKGSAVLDLCCGHGRHSRALARRGFQVTGLDLSQVLLAEAEKRNGEFGIRYVQGDVRHIPFTDEFDYVLNLFTSFGYFETRKENLSVFRGISSALKTNGQFLIDFLNPGYVKRNLVPYTERQADKLFIVERRQIQGNQVVKTIEVREGEQVRHYKEQVQLFTYEEMEEMMKEAGLKVTDVYGSLEQEAYDPVHSPRMIIIGERG, encoded by the coding sequence ATGGGTGAACCATGGTATGTGCACAGCTTCACAGAGGACTATTTAAAGATTTATGCTCACCGCAATGATGAAGCTGCGGAGCAGGAAGTGGCCCAGATAGTCAATGTGTTGGGCATGAAAAAGGGCAGTGCAGTATTAGACTTATGCTGTGGCCATGGGCGCCACAGCCGGGCCTTGGCCCGCCGTGGGTTTCAGGTTACAGGGCTGGACCTTTCTCAAGTTCTTTTGGCTGAAGCTGAGAAACGAAATGGAGAATTCGGCATCCGGTATGTTCAAGGGGATGTGCGTCACATTCCGTTTACAGATGAGTTTGATTATGTGCTCAATTTGTTTACCAGTTTCGGTTATTTTGAAACGCGGAAAGAAAATCTGAGTGTGTTCCGGGGCATCAGCAGTGCATTGAAAACAAACGGGCAGTTTCTGATCGACTTTTTAAATCCAGGGTATGTGAAGCGGAACCTTGTACCGTATACGGAGCGGCAGGCGGACAAGCTATTTATTGTGGAACGGCGGCAGATACAAGGCAACCAGGTGGTCAAAACGATCGAGGTCAGAGAAGGGGAACAGGTGCGCCATTACAAGGAGCAGGTGCAACTGTTTACCTATGAGGAAATGGAGGAAATGATGAAGGAGGCCGGCCTGAAAGTAACGGACGTGTACGGCAGCTTGGAGCAAGAGGCATATGATCCGGTACACTCACCCCGGATGATTATCATCGGGGAAAGGGGATAA
- a CDS encoding efflux RND transporter permease subunit, translated as MTDNNRDERRTDLPFDQIAGDDTINDQMDNDLAEDLLEDPEVNGEGNGRLAEYDEETAAEVTPNVNDARTPAENRNNRAEALTGEDEGYEEQMENIETMEEAEEGGTALGWTALVLSIVSLFFLPVLTATAGIVTGFFAYRGGARTLGLWAIGVGLFSLVVALFFTPFLVR; from the coding sequence ATGACCGATAACAACCGCGATGAACGCCGTACCGATTTGCCATTTGATCAAATTGCCGGTGATGACACTATAAATGATCAAATGGATAATGATTTGGCGGAAGATCTCCTTGAGGACCCTGAAGTGAATGGGGAAGGCAACGGACGTTTGGCTGAATATGACGAAGAAACCGCCGCTGAGGTGACCCCAAACGTTAATGATGCCCGTACACCGGCTGAAAACAGAAACAACAGAGCTGAAGCCTTAACTGGAGAAGATGAAGGGTACGAAGAACAAATGGAAAATATTGAAACAATGGAAGAAGCAGAAGAGGGTGGAACAGCGTTGGGCTGGACTGCTTTGGTTCTGTCCATTGTGTCCCTGTTCTTCCTGCCTGTTTTAACCGCCACAGCCGGTATTGTGACAGGATTTTTTGCTTACCGGGGAGGGGCCCGTACGCTGGGATTATGGGCTATTGGTGTGGGGCTGTTTTCCCTTGTTGTTGCTTTGTTTTTCACTCCGTTTCTCGTCAGGTAA
- a CDS encoding TIGR03943 family putative permease subunit, with amino-acid sequence MEQEHGFQHFFRGIILFGFTMLLLSLILSGQIQYYIAPRMMPFIYFSVAVLLVLSILQILRSTDKAGKEDTCGCEGTHALPDKRWKKVVIYTIFLLPVLSGLLLPEKVLDSSIAATRGVQLSDQFNSRMLQFDDQPKQSAEEETRAAADDLAELEAGELGEHFTYEDIVATVDLDDYYGQLLKEALEQDVVKITDDNFLDMLSVLNMYADQLLGKEIELMGFVYREEGMPLDHLVVARFSMTCCTADSAVYGLLVEGEEAKQYGEDSWVRVTGTLVEKDFNGWLIPALVIKEIGEVEPPETPYVYPNFRF; translated from the coding sequence ATGGAACAGGAACATGGTTTTCAACACTTCTTCAGAGGCATTATTCTGTTTGGCTTTACCATGCTGTTACTCAGTCTGATATTGAGCGGACAAATACAATATTACATTGCCCCGCGCATGATGCCTTTTATTTATTTTTCGGTGGCTGTTTTGCTGGTATTAAGTATCTTGCAAATCTTAAGAAGCACGGATAAAGCCGGTAAGGAGGACACTTGCGGGTGTGAAGGCACTCATGCCTTGCCTGATAAGCGCTGGAAAAAAGTTGTGATTTACACGATCTTTCTCTTGCCGGTTCTAAGTGGCCTTCTGTTACCGGAGAAAGTGTTGGACAGCTCAATCGCAGCCACCAGGGGCGTACAACTGAGCGATCAATTCAATTCACGCATGCTCCAATTTGATGATCAACCCAAACAATCAGCTGAGGAAGAGACTAGGGCAGCGGCTGATGATCTGGCGGAGCTGGAAGCAGGGGAGCTCGGGGAACACTTCACTTATGAGGACATAGTGGCCACAGTGGATCTCGATGATTATTACGGCCAGCTGCTCAAAGAAGCCTTGGAGCAGGATGTCGTCAAGATTACTGATGACAATTTTTTGGATATGCTTTCAGTGCTGAATATGTACGCAGATCAGTTGCTAGGGAAAGAGATTGAACTGATGGGCTTTGTCTACCGTGAGGAAGGCATGCCCCTTGACCACCTGGTGGTGGCCCGCTTTTCCATGACGTGCTGCACAGCTGACTCGGCTGTTTATGGATTGTTAGTGGAAGGAGAAGAAGCCAAACAGTACGGGGAGGACAGCTGGGTGCGCGTGACGGGGACACTGGTGGAAAAAGACTTTAACGGCTGGCTTATTCCCGCTTTGGTGATTAAAGAGATTGGTGAGGTAGAGCCTCCAGAAACCCCATATGTGTATCCTAATTTCCGGTTTTAA
- a CDS encoding MGDG synthase family glycosyltransferase: MKVVIFTEVKVGEGHYQAAKAIRHALGELSSGQVETSIVCGLRCIHPAVEWIIVKTYFALIRYCPSLWGFLYTHIRRTSFFQRVVFSWKLKRWLAREQPDMVLCTHSTCIPPLARLKSRAPYSFKLGMVLTDYCFHPFSVSPYVDYYFVPHHSVKEKLVREFNIHPHKIFAFGIPVHPVYEEQVKRLRPEAADGTQSLDKPVHLLILGGALGIGPIADIMDEFRDRSSQFRLTIICGKNRSLYNQLSRCAAPHIQVLGYVTNMAEWMQKADVVISKPGGLTVAETLVCRTPLFIIRPIPGQEEGNRMYLEQYGLSRYIENIGDLPRTLLEWLEDEQARLEWEKRVQEHRKEQAAYHIAKQVLSYFFP; the protein is encoded by the coding sequence ATGAAAGTCGTCATTTTTACTGAAGTTAAAGTGGGTGAAGGACATTATCAAGCGGCGAAGGCGATCAGACATGCCCTTGGTGAACTGTCTTCGGGTCAAGTAGAGACGAGCATCGTCTGCGGGTTAAGATGTATTCATCCTGCAGTGGAGTGGATCATAGTAAAAACTTATTTTGCCCTCATTCGCTATTGTCCCTCTCTGTGGGGCTTTTTGTATACTCATATCCGCCGCACTTCTTTCTTTCAACGGGTGGTGTTCAGCTGGAAACTGAAGCGGTGGTTGGCAAGAGAACAGCCCGATATGGTCCTCTGCACGCATTCGACTTGTATTCCCCCCCTTGCCCGGCTGAAATCAAGAGCCCCCTATTCCTTCAAGTTGGGGATGGTTTTGACCGACTATTGTTTTCATCCCTTTAGTGTCTCACCTTATGTGGACTATTACTTTGTTCCTCATCATTCAGTTAAAGAAAAGCTGGTCCGGGAATTTAACATTCATCCGCACAAAATATTTGCTTTTGGCATCCCGGTTCATCCGGTTTATGAGGAACAAGTCAAAAGGCTCAGACCGGAAGCGGCGGACGGGACACAGTCGCTGGACAAACCGGTGCACCTGCTTATTTTAGGCGGGGCCCTGGGTATCGGCCCTATTGCTGACATTATGGACGAATTTAGAGACCGGTCCAGTCAATTCAGACTAACCATTATTTGCGGTAAAAACAGAAGCCTGTACAACCAACTGAGCCGGTGTGCTGCTCCCCATATTCAAGTTCTGGGTTATGTCACCAATATGGCTGAATGGATGCAGAAGGCTGATGTGGTGATTTCTAAGCCTGGCGGTCTAACCGTGGCTGAAACATTGGTGTGCCGTACCCCGTTGTTTATCATCAGGCCCATACCGGGGCAGGAAGAGGGTAACCGGATGTATTTAGAGCAATATGGGCTTAGCCGGTATATTGAAAATATCGGGGATCTCCCCCGTACATTGCTTGAGTGGCTAGAGGATGAGCAAGCCCGCTTGGAATGGGAAAAGCGGGTGCAGGAACACCGTAAGGAACAGGCTGCATATCACATTGCCAAACAAGTTTTAAGTTATTTTTTTCCTTAA
- a CDS encoding Fur family transcriptional regulator: MTVEEALKILKEKGYKYTGKREEMIRIFAAEKRYMTAKEMLEKMQEYYPGISFDTIYRNLALFEQLEIVEATQLKDERIYRMTCSPHNHHHHLICTECGRTERINMCPMDAIFGTPDGFTITGHKFEIYGYCDQCKGGD, encoded by the coding sequence ATGACGGTGGAAGAAGCGTTGAAGATTTTAAAAGAGAAAGGGTATAAATACACCGGTAAGCGGGAAGAGATGATTCGTATTTTTGCTGCTGAAAAAAGGTATATGACAGCTAAGGAAATGTTAGAAAAAATGCAAGAATATTATCCAGGCATCAGTTTTGACACCATCTACCGCAACCTGGCTTTGTTTGAACAGCTGGAGATCGTGGAAGCAACTCAACTTAAAGACGAGCGGATCTACCGCATGACTTGTTCCCCCCATAACCACCACCATCATCTGATTTGTACCGAATGCGGCCGGACTGAGCGCATTAATATGTGTCCCATGGATGCTATCTTTGGCACACCGGACGGCTTTACGATTACCGGACATAAATTTGAGATCTACGGCTATTGTGATCAGTGTAAAGGTGGCGATTAA
- a CDS encoding cysteine desulfurase family protein yields the protein MAVYLDNSATTQVAPEIQQTLMEVVANYYGNPSSLHRIGGEAEKLMARAREVAARFLGVKPDELFFTSGGTESNNLALKGAAFQYQSRGKHIITTQIEHAAVYQVCKALERDFGFDVTYLPVDHNGVVSVQDVEKALREDTILVSVMHVNNELGSVQPVEAIGRLLKKRPKVLFHVDHVQGVGKVPLDIKGSGIDLLSISGHKIHAPKGTGLLYVREGIRLYPLLHGGGQEEGLRSGTENVPGIVALAKAIRLAKENEAQHIGHLLKLKQILLEGLADIPGVYINTPLDKRITAPHIVNLSCPGIKPEVLVHALEEKEIYVSTTSACSSRKDQVSRTLEAIGLEGPRLHSPLRVSLSIYNTVEDIQYFLQTLRDILPHYQKIMRV from the coding sequence ATGGCTGTTTATTTGGACAATAGTGCCACAACTCAAGTGGCCCCAGAGATTCAGCAAACGCTGATGGAAGTGGTGGCCAATTATTACGGAAATCCTTCCTCCTTGCACCGGATCGGCGGTGAGGCTGAAAAATTGATGGCCAGAGCCCGGGAAGTGGCAGCCCGTTTTCTGGGCGTCAAACCGGATGAGCTCTTCTTTACCTCGGGAGGAACAGAAAGTAATAATTTAGCCCTCAAAGGAGCGGCTTTTCAGTATCAGTCCAGGGGCAAGCACATCATAACCACACAGATTGAACATGCGGCGGTATATCAGGTGTGCAAAGCCCTGGAGAGGGATTTTGGTTTTGATGTGACTTATTTACCGGTTGATCACAACGGTGTGGTTTCTGTCCAAGATGTCGAAAAGGCACTGCGCGAAGACACGATTTTGGTATCGGTCATGCATGTCAATAATGAGCTGGGGTCTGTCCAACCTGTGGAAGCCATTGGACGCCTGCTCAAAAAACGGCCCAAGGTGCTTTTTCATGTAGACCATGTGCAAGGCGTGGGCAAAGTTCCTCTAGATATTAAAGGAAGCGGCATCGATCTGTTAAGTATTTCAGGCCACAAGATCCATGCTCCGAAAGGGACAGGCCTCCTTTATGTGCGGGAAGGGATCCGTTTGTATCCGTTGTTGCACGGCGGGGGGCAAGAGGAAGGCTTGCGCTCGGGAACGGAAAATGTGCCAGGGATTGTGGCTCTGGCTAAAGCCATCCGTTTAGCCAAAGAAAACGAAGCTCAGCATATCGGCCATTTACTTAAGCTTAAGCAAATCCTGCTTGAGGGACTGGCCGATATTCCAGGTGTCTATATTAATACCCCTCTGGATAAACGGATCACAGCTCCGCACATTGTCAATCTGTCTTGTCCGGGCATCAAACCAGAGGTACTGGTCCATGCGCTGGAGGAAAAAGAGATCTATGTCTCCACCACATCAGCCTGTTCATCACGCAAAGATCAGGTTAGCCGGACACTGGAGGCCATCGGTTTAGAAGGACCTCGCCTCCACTCTCCGCTCAGAGTCAGTCTGTCAATTTATAACACAGTAGAAGATATCCAGTATTTCCTGCAAACCTTGCGGGATATTTTGCCCCATTACCAAAAAATCATGAGGGTGTGA
- a CDS encoding M24 family metallopeptidase codes for MADFALRRERTAQLLKAEGKGAGLLLTDPKTVYYLTGFYTDPHERFMGLFFDPEQGWTLLVPQLDFEAAQAAVGNMVAVCGYGDDQPAGQLVKDYLSRAGWNTIFVEENHMSYARAKWLLAQDGLKIHNISPFMEQLRMVKDEGEIVLLKEAARVTDQVLAAAMKQFKRGMTENDLVAELEYQAKKHGAAQMSFSTTVLSGKKSALPHGHSGAEPIGQGNLLIDFGLVINGYCSDITRTFHVGEWDQKMQRVYEIVLTAQQAALEGIKPGMTLADADRLARKVIEQAGYGPYFIHRLGHGIGLNVHEHPSVAPGMQEPVKPGMVFTVEPGIYLHGQGGVRIEDAVVITEGGAAPLTSFPKRPEQMIL; via the coding sequence ATGGCAGATTTTGCATTGCGGCGGGAAAGAACAGCCCAGTTGCTGAAAGCTGAAGGAAAGGGGGCAGGCCTTTTACTTACTGATCCAAAAACAGTCTATTATCTGACTGGCTTTTACACCGATCCCCATGAGCGGTTTATGGGGCTTTTTTTTGATCCTGAACAGGGCTGGACATTGCTTGTGCCCCAGCTTGATTTTGAGGCCGCCCAAGCGGCAGTGGGGAATATGGTCGCCGTCTGTGGCTATGGTGATGATCAGCCAGCTGGTCAGCTGGTTAAAGATTATTTGTCACGGGCGGGATGGAATACCATCTTTGTGGAAGAGAACCATATGTCTTACGCCAGAGCCAAATGGCTGCTTGCTCAAGACGGCTTAAAGATCCACAATATTTCCCCCTTCATGGAGCAGTTGAGGATGGTAAAGGATGAAGGGGAGATTGTTTTGCTGAAAGAAGCTGCCCGTGTAACTGACCAGGTGTTGGCAGCGGCAATGAAGCAATTTAAAAGGGGCATGACAGAAAACGATCTGGTCGCTGAATTGGAGTATCAGGCCAAGAAACACGGTGCAGCGCAGATGTCCTTTTCCACCACAGTCCTGTCAGGGAAAAAGTCAGCCCTGCCCCATGGCCATTCTGGTGCAGAGCCTATCGGACAGGGGAATCTGCTGATCGATTTTGGATTAGTGATCAACGGATATTGCTCAGATATCACTCGCACCTTTCATGTAGGTGAGTGGGACCAAAAGATGCAGCGTGTGTATGAAATTGTCTTAACGGCCCAACAGGCGGCTTTAGAGGGGATCAAGCCGGGGATGACGCTCGCTGATGCTGACAGGCTGGCCCGTAAAGTGATTGAGCAGGCGGGTTATGGGCCCTATTTCATCCACCGCTTGGGTCATGGGATAGGACTCAATGTGCACGAGCATCCTTCCGTTGCTCCAGGAATGCAAGAACCGGTTAAACCAGGCATGGTGTTTACGGTTGAGCCTGGGATTTATCTTCATGGCCAAGGCGGTGTTCGTATTGAGGATGCGGTGGTGATCACCGAAGGGGGGGCAGCGCCGTTGACTTCCTTCCCAAAACGGCCGGAGCAAATGATTTTGTAG
- a CDS encoding metal ABC transporter permease, which translates to MIDVLIHFEFMRHALISGIIIGFLAPLLGVFLVVRRLSMIADALSHVSLTGIAFNLLLAKYFSFFAALNPVYMGMGFAVAGALIIERLRKSYRFYQELPIPIILSTGIGLGVVFISIANGFNVDLFNYLFGSIIAITRTDRNTIMVIGAVVLLVVTLLYKELFSLSFDDEHARITGIPRRWINLVFTILVALVIASAMRIVGILLVSALMVLPVAASIQLANSFKQTFLYAILFGELSVILGLYCSYTFNWAPGGTIVVIAFLILITVLGIKKWVIQTD; encoded by the coding sequence ATGATCGACGTTTTAATTCATTTTGAGTTTATGCGCCATGCTCTAATCTCAGGTATAATCATCGGTTTTTTGGCACCTTTATTAGGTGTTTTTCTTGTTGTCCGGCGTTTGTCTATGATTGCCGATGCTTTGTCCCATGTCAGCTTGACCGGCATTGCCTTCAATCTGTTGCTGGCCAAATATTTTTCTTTCTTTGCCGCATTGAATCCGGTTTATATGGGCATGGGTTTTGCGGTGGCAGGAGCGCTTATCATTGAACGGCTGCGCAAAAGTTACAGGTTTTATCAGGAGCTGCCGATTCCGATTATTTTATCTACCGGCATCGGTTTGGGTGTGGTCTTCATTTCTATTGCCAACGGCTTTAATGTGGACTTATTCAATTATTTATTTGGCAGCATCATCGCCATTACCCGGACCGACCGGAATACGATTATGGTGATCGGTGCCGTTGTCCTGCTTGTTGTGACTTTATTATATAAAGAATTGTTTTCGCTGTCGTTTGACGATGAGCATGCGCGTATTACCGGCATTCCCCGCCGGTGGATTAATCTCGTCTTTACCATTTTGGTCGCTCTGGTTATTGCTTCAGCAATGCGGATTGTGGGCATTTTACTTGTCTCGGCCTTGATGGTTTTGCCTGTTGCAGCCAGTATTCAGTTGGCTAACAGTTTTAAGCAGACTTTTCTGTACGCTATCCTGTTTGGGGAGCTGTCCGTGATACTGGGCTTATATTGCTCATATACTTTTAACTGGGCACCTGGTGGAACAATTGTGGTCATCGCTTTTTTGATTCTCATCACCGTGCTGGGTATTAAAAAATGGGTCATTCAAACTGATTAG